A stretch of Desulfurivibrio alkaliphilus AHT 2 DNA encodes these proteins:
- a CDS encoding diguanylate cyclase, with product MAPGRPEEAMRVSQEPDNETYLKKVVLACLQQSAHEEQLVEELRLLVRQEGDAACKVIMELLLNRTFSASEASKCWHGVLQHQQALAAVLGRRVTLTVAVGDYFALRGNTIGHAKLIAVQDFEALLAEKNIDFLTGLNNRHSLELALEQEFQRAARYGRKLSVLFWDLDSFKEINDQLGHDVGDQVLQHFGRVLATGKRTVDFAARYGGDEFVMLLPDVDPEGAMTMAERIRDQVCRQPVFIDKHRVEITLSGGIATYPEDASYARDLLVCADYAMLQAKGRGKNSVMRYGVTEKRAAPRLDLAVPLTVSRLDEQAGSDLAAAMAKNISHSGMLLESRLPVNRGARLEMEITLEDRKLTVKGEVVRVEKFAEQRFGVGVAFLKSEGMADDFLHDYLRRAHGLRRGGPVDNSMEQPDRRVVWGNEIIQAGMLALMIFPVYGLQVLLKGVTAG from the coding sequence ATGGCCCCGGGCAGACCGGAAGAGGCCATGCGCGTTTCTCAGGAGCCGGATAACGAGACCTATCTAAAAAAAGTGGTACTGGCCTGTCTGCAACAGTCGGCCCACGAGGAACAGCTCGTTGAAGAGCTGCGGCTGCTGGTGCGGCAGGAGGGGGATGCCGCCTGCAAGGTGATCATGGAACTGCTGCTCAACCGGACCTTTTCCGCGTCGGAGGCGAGCAAGTGCTGGCACGGGGTTTTGCAGCACCAGCAGGCGCTGGCAGCTGTTCTTGGCCGGCGCGTTACCCTCACCGTGGCGGTGGGTGATTATTTTGCCCTGCGGGGTAACACCATCGGGCATGCAAAGCTCATTGCGGTGCAGGATTTTGAGGCCCTGCTGGCGGAAAAAAACATCGACTTTCTCACCGGGCTCAACAACCGCCACAGCCTGGAGCTTGCCCTGGAGCAGGAGTTTCAAAGGGCGGCGCGGTACGGCCGCAAGCTGTCGGTACTGTTCTGGGATCTGGATTCTTTCAAGGAAATCAACGATCAGCTTGGTCATGATGTCGGAGACCAAGTCTTGCAGCATTTCGGCCGGGTGCTGGCCACCGGCAAGCGGACGGTGGATTTCGCCGCCCGCTACGGTGGTGATGAATTCGTAATGCTGCTGCCGGATGTCGACCCCGAGGGGGCCATGACCATGGCGGAGCGGATCCGCGACCAGGTCTGCCGGCAGCCGGTGTTTATCGATAAGCATCGGGTTGAGATCACCTTAAGTGGCGGGATTGCCACCTATCCGGAAGATGCCTCTTACGCCCGGGATTTGCTGGTGTGCGCCGATTACGCCATGCTGCAGGCCAAAGGCCGGGGCAAAAACAGCGTTATGCGCTATGGGGTCACCGAAAAACGTGCCGCGCCCAGGCTGGATCTTGCCGTACCCCTTACCGTCAGCCGGCTTGATGAGCAGGCCGGGAGCGACCTTGCCGCGGCGATGGCCAAAAATATCAGCCACAGCGGGATGCTGCTGGAAAGCCGGCTGCCGGTTAACCGGGGCGCCAGGCTGGAGATGGAAATTACCCTTGAAGACCGCAAACTGACCGTGAAGGGCGAAGTGGTGCGGGTGGAAAAATTTGCGGAACAACGATTCGGGGTTGGGGTTGCTTTCCTCAAATCCGAGGGGATGGCCGATGATTTTCTGCATGATTACCTGCGGCGCGCCCACGGTTTAAGGCGAGGCGGTCCGGTCGATAACAGCATGGAACAACCGGACCGCCGGGTGGTCTGGGGCAATGAAATTATTCAGGCCGGCATGCTGGCCTTGATGATCTTCCCGGTTTACGGGCTGCAGGTACTGCTGAAAGGCGTTACGGCCGGCTGA
- the wrbA gene encoding NAD(P)H:quinone oxidoreductase, translated as MKVLIVYYSMYGHIQQLAQAVAEGAGKVEGAEVVLRRVPETLPAEVLAKMGATEAQQQQKSIPICTIEELAAADAVIFGTPTRFGNMCGQMRQFLDATGQLWAQGSLVGKAGSVFTSSNTQHGGQESTILSFHTTLLHHGMVIVGLPYSFSGQMEAAEISGCSPYGASTIAGADGSRQPSANELAGARFQGEHVAKIAQKLSRP; from the coding sequence ATGAAAGTACTGATTGTCTACTACTCGATGTACGGCCATATTCAGCAGTTGGCCCAAGCGGTGGCCGAGGGGGCCGGCAAGGTGGAAGGCGCGGAGGTGGTGCTGCGCCGGGTACCGGAAACCCTGCCCGCCGAAGTATTGGCGAAAATGGGGGCCACGGAAGCACAGCAACAACAGAAAAGTATTCCCATCTGTACCATCGAAGAACTGGCCGCCGCCGACGCCGTTATTTTCGGCACCCCCACCCGGTTTGGCAACATGTGCGGCCAGATGCGGCAGTTCCTGGATGCCACCGGACAGCTCTGGGCCCAGGGCAGCCTGGTGGGCAAGGCCGGCAGCGTGTTTACCAGCTCCAACACCCAGCACGGCGGCCAGGAATCCACCATTTTAAGCTTCCACACCACCCTGCTGCACCACGGCATGGTGATTGTCGGGCTGCCCTACTCCTTTAGCGGCCAGATGGAAGCGGCTGAAATCTCCGGCTGCTCCCCCTACGGGGCCTCCACCATTGCCGGGGCCGACGGCAGCCGCCAACCCAGCGCCAACGAGCTGGCCGGCGCCCGCTTCCAGGGAGAGCATGTGGCCAAAATAGCCCAAAAGCTCAGCCGGCCGTAA